From Chitinispirillales bacterium ANBcel5, one genomic window encodes:
- a CDS encoding erythromycin esterase family protein, whose product MDEKELIAQIEANAFMFTGCRQDLDPLIDSVGEREIVLIGGSTHGTHEFYKTRAQITARLIEEKGFNAVAIEADWPDAYRVNNYVRGIGEDSVSIEALSDFDRFPQWIWRNADILNFVGFLKDFNHDLPSEKKVGFYGLDLYNMYKSIDAVISYLEKIDIDAAALARKRYECFERFGRLEDSYASAMSFIGESCKEKAVAQLQDLRNRRIQYVNRDGFSAREEQFYAEQNARLAKSAEEYYRAMFDEKVISWNIRDRHMADTLEQLREHLRRFNEGKIVVWAHNSHIGDARATQLGGFGELSMGQLLRERQKDKVISIGMHTYRGTVSASAGWGGSVGRKNLKQALGSSLESIFHQTGINSFFLDPSLISNELYTTDIYERVIGAVYTPETENEYCYIKVRLPQRYDLQIFYDHTHATEPLEPGWLGKIGDIPHTYGSGL is encoded by the coding sequence ATGGATGAAAAAGAATTAATAGCTCAAATTGAAGCCAATGCTTTTATGTTTACCGGCTGCAGACAGGATCTTGATCCACTTATTGATTCTGTGGGTGAAAGAGAGATTGTATTAATTGGTGGATCTACTCATGGTACCCATGAATTTTATAAAACTCGTGCACAGATTACTGCAAGGCTCATAGAGGAAAAAGGGTTTAATGCCGTTGCCATTGAAGCGGATTGGCCTGATGCTTACAGAGTGAATAACTATGTTCGTGGTATCGGAGAAGACAGTGTTTCGATTGAAGCCTTATCTGATTTTGACCGTTTCCCTCAGTGGATTTGGAGAAATGCCGATATATTGAATTTTGTTGGTTTTTTGAAAGATTTTAATCATGATTTACCTTCAGAAAAAAAGGTCGGGTTTTATGGACTCGATCTTTATAACATGTATAAATCAATTGATGCAGTTATTTCTTACTTGGAGAAAATTGATATCGATGCAGCCGCTCTTGCCCGAAAGCGTTATGAATGTTTCGAGCGATTTGGAAGGCTGGAGGACAGCTATGCATCTGCAATGTCCTTTATCGGTGAAAGTTGTAAAGAAAAAGCGGTAGCTCAGTTGCAAGATCTTAGAAATCGTCGAATACAGTATGTTAATCGGGATGGATTCTCGGCAAGGGAAGAGCAGTTTTATGCTGAACAAAATGCAAGACTGGCAAAGAGTGCAGAAGAGTATTACAGGGCCATGTTTGATGAAAAAGTGATATCGTGGAATATCAGAGACAGGCACATGGCCGATACACTTGAGCAGTTAAGGGAACATCTGAGGCGGTTTAATGAGGGAAAAATTGTTGTTTGGGCTCATAACTCTCATATCGGTGATGCAAGGGCTACACAGTTAGGTGGATTTGGTGAGTTGTCAATGGGACAATTGTTACGGGAACGTCAAAAAGACAAGGTTATCTCTATCGGTATGCATACCTACAGGGGCACGGTTAGTGCTTCGGCTGGCTGGGGTGGCTCAGTTGGTAGGAAAAATCTTAAACAGGCCCTTGGCTCAAGTTTAGAGTCTATTTTTCATCAAACGGGTATCAATTCCTTCTTTCTTGATCCATCATTGATTTCAAATGAGCTTTATACCACCGATATTTATGAACGGGTAATTGGGGCAGTTTATACTCCAGAGACGGAAAATGAGTATTGTTATATAAAGGTAAGGTTACCCCAGCGTTATGATTTGCAGATCTTTTATGATCATACCCATGCTACGGAGCCTCTTGAGCCTGGATGGTTAGGGAAGATAGGAGACATTCCCCACACCTATGGTTCTGGTTTATAA
- a CDS encoding RtcB family protein, producing the protein MPRPSELTRVSECVWQLPITYKAGMNVPGRVIASESLINSMDEGVFEQLANVARLPGIVKYALCMPDGHKGYGFPIGAVAAMDSEEGVISPGGIGFDINCGMRLVMTNLTQKDIEPYLKKLVDELFKGVPAGVGGHGLLKLSRKQFKEVIEQGAQWCVKNGYGWQEDLERTEEGGRLAGADPSDVSERAIERGYQQLGTLGSGNHYLEIQVVRKSDILDPEIAKVYGITLPDQVGIMFHCGSRGFGHQIATDYLQSFLKVMKPKYHINVADRDLACAPFSSPEGKAYFSAMKCAANISFANRQLILYQIRRVFAEVFGKSAEQLQIHQVYDVSHNTAKLETHTIDGEQRKLLVHRKGSTRAFGPKMPDTPQKYQKIGQPVIIGGSMETGSYLLAGLSSGDATFYSTTHGSGRVMSRRSARKLQGGRELQKSMESRGIYTRTSSYSGFAEEGAVAYKKVDDVVEAAWSAGISRPVARFTPLGNVKG; encoded by the coding sequence ATGCCCAGGCCTTCTGAGCTTACTCGGGTATCTGAGTGTGTGTGGCAATTACCTATTACCTATAAGGCGGGAATGAATGTTCCGGGGCGTGTAATCGCTTCAGAGAGTCTTATTAACTCAATGGATGAAGGGGTATTTGAGCAACTGGCCAATGTGGCACGTTTGCCTGGGATAGTGAAATATGCATTGTGCATGCCTGACGGTCATAAGGGGTATGGTTTTCCGATTGGTGCAGTAGCAGCAATGGATAGTGAAGAGGGAGTTATATCACCCGGGGGGATCGGATTTGATATAAACTGCGGAATGCGTTTAGTTATGACCAATTTAACCCAAAAGGATATCGAGCCCTATTTAAAGAAACTTGTTGATGAGCTGTTTAAGGGTGTACCTGCCGGAGTTGGGGGACATGGTCTTTTAAAGCTATCAAGAAAGCAGTTTAAGGAGGTGATTGAACAGGGGGCTCAGTGGTGTGTAAAAAATGGTTATGGATGGCAGGAAGATCTTGAACGAACAGAGGAGGGGGGGAGATTAGCAGGTGCCGATCCTTCAGACGTAAGTGAGAGAGCTATTGAACGTGGGTATCAGCAACTTGGTACTCTCGGTTCCGGCAATCACTATCTTGAAATTCAGGTTGTCCGTAAGAGTGATATTTTAGACCCTGAAATTGCAAAAGTTTATGGTATAACCCTTCCAGACCAGGTGGGGATAATGTTTCATTGCGGAAGCCGTGGTTTTGGACATCAGATAGCTACCGATTATCTTCAGTCTTTTTTGAAGGTCATGAAACCCAAATACCACATTAATGTTGCAGACAGAGATCTTGCATGTGCTCCATTTAGCTCACCGGAAGGGAAGGCATATTTTTCTGCCATGAAGTGCGCAGCTAATATCTCCTTTGCTAATCGACAGTTGATACTCTATCAGATCAGGCGAGTTTTTGCTGAAGTTTTTGGAAAAAGTGCGGAACAACTGCAAATACATCAAGTATATGATGTTTCACATAATACAGCAAAACTGGAGACGCATACTATTGATGGGGAGCAAAGAAAGCTACTTGTTCACCGTAAGGGATCGACAAGAGCATTTGGTCCAAAAATGCCCGATACTCCTCAAAAGTACCAAAAAATAGGGCAGCCGGTGATTATTGGTGGTAGCATGGAAACCGGTTCCTACTTGCTGGCCGGTCTCAGCAGTGGTGATGCTACCTTCTATTCTACTACTCATGGCAGTGGGAGGGTTATGAGTAGGAGAAGTGCCAGAAAATTACAGGGTGGTAGGGAGCTTCAAAAGAGTATGGAATCCAGGGGTATTTACACCAGAACTTCCTCTTATTCTGGATTTGCAGAGGAGGGGGCGGTTGCATATAAGAAAGTTGACGATGTGGTTGAAGCTGCATGGAGTGCTGGGATAAGCCGTCCGGTTGCACGCTTTACACCTTTGGGAAATGTAAAGGGTTAG
- a CDS encoding porin family protein yields MFKVYRNIALVALLVLSVSSATFSQNMYGIKGGLSSSSFWGDGVDDFEDNLGVDFESSMLNFFTGGVFARYEIVQDFLAIQPEILYLRSGKQWTIEDTELNVYNDYISVPVLVKLLIPFDPITPNVYVGPVVNFRLRSRADGIEDVPDEADLGFLVGQDEDISDGTRGFDIGLATGIGVDIEAGPGAFILDFRVNFGFVEIFDDLDGDDIRNISFQIMAGYGLEF; encoded by the coding sequence ATGTTTAAAGTTTACAGAAATATTGCACTGGTAGCTCTGTTAGTATTATCAGTATCTTCTGCCACTTTTTCCCAAAACATGTATGGTATAAAGGGTGGGCTTTCAAGCTCGAGTTTTTGGGGAGATGGGGTTGATGATTTTGAGGATAATCTGGGTGTCGATTTTGAATCTTCAATGCTTAACTTTTTTACTGGTGGTGTTTTTGCACGATATGAAATTGTGCAGGATTTTTTGGCCATTCAGCCAGAAATACTCTATCTACGCAGTGGAAAACAATGGACCATTGAAGACACAGAATTAAATGTTTACAATGATTACATTTCTGTTCCTGTGCTTGTAAAACTGCTTATACCTTTTGATCCCATTACCCCTAATGTGTATGTAGGACCTGTAGTAAATTTCAGGTTACGCTCACGTGCTGATGGTATAGAGGATGTTCCGGATGAAGCAGATTTGGGATTTTTGGTTGGCCAGGACGAGGATATTTCAGATGGAACCAGGGGTTTTGATATAGGGCTTGCTACCGGTATTGGTGTAGACATTGAAGCTGGTCCTGGTGCTTTTATATTAGATTTCAGAGTGAATTTTGGTTTTGTTGAAATTTTTGATGATCTTGATGGGGATGATATTAGAAATATATCGTTTCAGATAATGGCTGGATATGGTCTTGAATTCTAA
- a CDS encoding HD domain-containing phosphohydrolase: MQTTVKIPISKLKLGMYIQEDVISENGILLFCADTFITNPTQIQRLKNQGVRDVSINVNKNANQLNQPKNQKTTAHSKSLYSGPLICFKHDIYQAQAVIYKSILLFKKCMDSLLKDINLSVEGVNCIAQTIVEEVIARRDALLLVCRMQIKDDPLYAHSVSVCATSAALAYSLNLSRNDIVKCATGAILHDIGMLEISQNILKKNVNLTKTEYSELQKHPGLGAGIIEKTGRFPEIVKTIVMQHHERWNGGGYPNRLKKDAIEHFSMICSVSDIYDSLTRNSEHKRACLPQEAMALIFQGANQDYPRYIVEAFTRLMGIYPVGSFVKLTTGEIGLVVKNRPKSLMTPSTIICFNPRDGKLKRPFYRDLYPVSSTAVQQLWKIESTVEPQKLGMSIHSVISSATQN; encoded by the coding sequence GTGCAGACTACAGTAAAAATACCTATCAGTAAATTGAAACTAGGTATGTATATACAGGAAGATGTTATAAGCGAAAATGGCATTCTTCTTTTCTGCGCTGATACTTTTATAACTAATCCAACACAAATACAGAGGCTTAAAAATCAGGGTGTTAGAGATGTTAGTATAAATGTAAATAAAAATGCAAATCAGCTCAATCAACCCAAAAACCAAAAAACCACCGCGCATAGCAAGTCTCTGTACTCAGGCCCACTCATTTGTTTCAAACACGACATATACCAGGCGCAAGCAGTTATATATAAATCTATTCTTTTGTTTAAAAAGTGTATGGACAGTCTTTTAAAGGATATAAATCTTTCGGTCGAAGGGGTAAATTGCATAGCACAAACCATTGTGGAGGAAGTAATAGCAAGGAGAGACGCACTACTTTTGGTATGCAGAATGCAGATAAAAGATGATCCTCTTTATGCACACTCTGTAAGCGTTTGTGCTACCTCTGCAGCACTGGCCTATTCTCTTAATTTAAGCCGTAATGATATTGTAAAATGTGCAACAGGAGCAATACTTCACGATATAGGTATGTTGGAGATATCCCAAAATATACTGAAAAAAAATGTTAATCTTACGAAAACTGAATATAGTGAGTTGCAAAAACATCCAGGTTTAGGGGCAGGCATTATAGAAAAAACTGGTAGGTTTCCTGAAATCGTTAAAACAATTGTTATGCAGCACCATGAAAGATGGAATGGCGGCGGTTACCCCAACAGGTTAAAAAAGGATGCTATTGAGCACTTTTCAATGATTTGTTCTGTGAGTGATATATACGATTCGCTTACCAGAAATTCTGAGCACAAAAGAGCATGTCTACCTCAGGAGGCTATGGCTTTAATATTTCAGGGTGCAAACCAGGATTATCCGCGTTATATTGTTGAAGCTTTTACACGGTTAATGGGAATTTATCCAGTCGGCAGTTTTGTTAAACTTACAACTGGTGAAATAGGACTCGTTGTAAAAAATCGGCCAAAGAGCCTTATGACACCTTCTACCATAATATGTTTTAATCCCAGGGATGGAAAATTAAAACGACCTTTTTACAGAGATCTCTACCCGGTCTCAAGCACTGCTGTTCAGCAGCTATGGAAAATTGAATCCACAGTAGAGCCACAAAAGTTAGGTATGTCGATCCATTCGGTTATATCCAGTGCCACACAGAATTAA
- the amrS gene encoding AmmeMemoRadiSam system radical SAM enzyme — protein MKEATLYQKLSDKRVHCFLCAHHCKIAPDGFGICSVRQNISGTLYTHSFGKAIARAIDPVEKKPLFHFLPRTDTFSVAAAGCNFKCGFCQNWQISQVDEKSLERWGIELSSLQIVENALKENCQSISFTYTEPTIFFEYALETCRIAKERGVKTIFVSNGYMTPEAINLLLPYLDAINVDLKSISNSFYKTLCKASLSPVLKSLKIISQSDVWLEITTLLVTDENDSDQQLNELSSFIANELGADIPWHISRFHPQYQITEKETTPVTRIQKAYEIAKRHQIKYVYLGNIAASNNTVCNNCGGVVVKREGYRVEYIALEDNKCNNCGKFISGVWRSK, from the coding sequence ATGAAAGAAGCTACCCTTTACCAAAAACTTTCAGATAAAAGGGTTCATTGTTTCCTTTGTGCTCATCACTGTAAAATAGCACCTGATGGATTCGGGATCTGTTCTGTGCGACAAAATATCAGTGGTACTCTCTACACACATTCTTTTGGAAAAGCAATAGCCAGGGCTATCGATCCGGTTGAAAAGAAGCCTCTGTTTCACTTTTTGCCGAGAACCGACACTTTTTCTGTTGCTGCTGCAGGGTGTAATTTTAAGTGTGGATTTTGCCAAAACTGGCAAATATCTCAGGTAGATGAAAAATCATTGGAACGATGGGGGATAGAACTGTCATCTCTGCAAATCGTTGAAAATGCATTAAAAGAAAATTGCCAGAGTATATCTTTTACCTACACAGAGCCAACAATATTCTTTGAATATGCACTTGAGACGTGCAGGATAGCAAAAGAGAGAGGGGTTAAAACTATATTTGTCTCGAATGGCTATATGACCCCCGAAGCAATAAACTTGCTCTTACCCTACCTCGATGCCATAAATGTTGATTTAAAGTCGATTAGTAATTCTTTTTATAAAACGCTGTGCAAAGCATCTTTAAGCCCGGTTCTAAAAAGTTTGAAAATTATCTCCCAAAGTGATGTTTGGCTTGAGATCACTACGCTTCTGGTTACCGATGAAAACGATTCTGATCAGCAACTTAATGAGTTATCATCATTCATTGCAAATGAGCTTGGCGCTGATATCCCCTGGCATATTTCAAGGTTTCATCCTCAGTACCAAATTACTGAAAAAGAAACAACACCGGTTACAAGAATTCAAAAAGCATATGAAATAGCCAAAAGGCATCAAATTAAATATGTGTATTTAGGAAATATTGCAGCTTCAAACAATACGGTGTGCAATAACTGTGGTGGTGTAGTAGTTAAAAGAGAGGGGTATAGAGTAGAATATATAGCCCTAGAAGATAACAAATGTAATAATTGTGGTAAGTTCATAAGTGGGGTATGGAGAAGCAAATAG
- a CDS encoding SagB/ThcOx family dehydrogenase yields MISKKGLSVLVLIVCCVGNPGNQESESISLPDIGLKGSSDIHEVVFDRRSQRSFSEDALTQEHVSDLMWAAGGKTVDGISGATRAYPSAGGLYPLDFFIVVKNVDGLQRDIYRYNWKDHSITPQGLSDRIPDVVASTFSPTLSRSDAAALIVITADFSVTTARYSRRGERRYVPMEAGASAQNVALMAQALGLSSYKIGAFDDKNLSSALNLSTTDPLLIIPIGK; encoded by the coding sequence ATGATTTCAAAGAAAGGACTATCAGTTTTAGTATTAATAGTGTGTTGTGTAGGTAACCCAGGAAACCAGGAGAGTGAAAGTATAAGTCTTCCTGATATTGGATTGAAGGGCAGCAGTGATATTCATGAGGTAGTATTTGATCGCAGGTCTCAGAGATCTTTCTCTGAAGATGCTTTAACACAAGAGCACGTTTCTGATCTTATGTGGGCTGCGGGTGGTAAGACTGTGGATGGTATTTCAGGGGCTACACGCGCCTATCCCTCTGCCGGAGGATTGTATCCGCTCGATTTTTTTATCGTTGTTAAAAACGTAGACGGGTTGCAAAGAGATATCTATCGGTATAATTGGAAAGATCACTCAATAACACCACAGGGTTTAAGTGATCGTATACCGGATGTCGTTGCTTCTACTTTTAGTCCCACGTTATCGAGATCCGATGCAGCTGCACTAATCGTTATAACGGCTGATTTTTCTGTTACAACAGCCCGATACTCAAGAAGAGGGGAAAGACGATATGTTCCTATGGAAGCAGGAGCGAGTGCTCAGAATGTAGCTTTAATGGCCCAGGCACTGGGACTCTCGAGCTATAAAATTGGAGCGTTTGATGATAAAAATCTTTCCTCGGCACTGAATCTAAGTACTACCGATCCGCTTCTAATCATACCCATAGGAAAATAG
- a CDS encoding cold-shock protein has product MPTGVVKWFNEAKGFGFISPDDGTRDVFVHFSAIQTSGFRKLEEGQKVQFEIVDGAKGPNAQNVTPE; this is encoded by the coding sequence ATGCCTACAGGTGTAGTCAAGTGGTTCAACGAAGCTAAAGGCTTCGGATTTATTTCTCCCGATGACGGGACTCGTGACGTGTTTGTCCATTTTTCAGCTATTCAGACCAGTGGTTTCAGAAAACTCGAAGAAGGACAGAAAGTACAGTTTGAGATTGTGGATGGAGCAAAGGGTCCAAATGCTCAAAATGTTACTCCTGAATAA